The genomic region ACGATGCGGACCGGCGACCGGCTCCACATCGCGTTTCTGGCACCCCTCTTCGCGGGCGGTCCGCTGCGTCAGGAGTTCGAAGTCACGGTGTTGGACCAACGCCGCCGTGTGGTGGCAACCATCGCGCGGGGAGTGCTGCGCCCCGCCGGCGGCGTGGTCTGCACCGAATGGGATGGCCGCGACGTTCGCGGCGACCTGGCGCCGCCCGGGCGCTATCTGCTGCGCGTGGTGAAGCCGAATTCCACCTTCACCCTCGAGCGCACCGTCTTCATCGAGAACTGAGCCAGAAATAGAACCGCGGCGCGCTCGAGAGCTCGCCGCGGTTCGAGGCTGCAGCAGTCCGGCCGACGGGCCGTGGCACGTGGCCCGATTGCGGTCACCGCGCACCGGCATGCCGCGAATGTCCGGAAAGTGCTGGGGGAGGGACCTCGGGACCTGACCGGAGTTCCGTTGAAGGCCGTTCCCGCTTCGACCCCCGGACCCGCGGAGACTGCCAGCGCGCGCGTCGCCGACGCATTGCCCGGAAGTCACAAGGGTGTGAAATCCGCCGCAAGCGCGAACTCGCGGCAGGCACGGCGGAAAGCCGTTCCCACGCGGCAGGTGTATCCTCGTCCCGCCATGACCCGTCTTTTCCACCATGCCGAGTCTGCGCCCGCGACCAAAGCCGGACCGTCGCCGCGGGTCGTTCCCGGCGACGGGACGGCTCACCCGCCGCGGATCGCCGACGGCGAGGGCTGCCTCGAGATCATCTCGGATCGGCTGAAGAACAGCCCCGGCATCGTCGCGATCGAGGCCAATTTCCGCGACAGCACGCTCACCGTGCGCTACGAGCCGAGCCAGGTGCAGCCCGACCAGCTGAATGCGCTGGCCGACGAGGTCGGCGCGCTGTTCGCGCAGCGCGTCACCACCTGCGAGCAGCGCCAGAGCCTGGGCTCGTGCGAAGAGTGCGCCTTGAGGCTCGGCCGCGTGCCCGAGTCGCAGCGCGGCGAGTTCGAAGCCAGCGCCGATCCCGGCCGCGTCGGGCTCTCGCGGCGCGTGATCCCGGTGGACAGCGTCGAGCTGGTGCGCCCGCTCTCCACCGCCAAGCCGTGGGGCATGCGCCACTCGGCCGCCGAGCAGGAGCACCTCGCACGCGGTCGCGCCATGGCGGTGATGACCGGCACCTGCCTGGTGACGCTGCTTGCCGGTATCGCCCTCGAGCGTTTCGGCGCGCCGCGAATCGCCTATCGCACCTCTTACATCATCTCGGCGCTCTCGGGTGGCTGGTTCACGATCCGCAGCACCGCGCAATCGCTGGCCAAGTTCCGCTTCGACGTCAACCTGCTGATGCTGGCGGCGGCGCTGGGCGCGGCGGCCATCGGTTACATCGCCGAGGCGGCGACCTTGATGTTCCTGTTCTCGCTCAGCAACACGCTCGAGGTCTATACGATGGGCCGCACGCGCCGCGCGCTGCACGCGCTGCTCAAGCTCCGGCCCTCGCGCGC from Candidatus Sulfotelmatobacter sp. harbors:
- a CDS encoding FlgD immunoglobulin-like domain containing protein; amino-acid sequence: TMRTGDRLHIAFLAPLFAGGPLRQEFEVTVLDQRRRVVATIARGVLRPAGGVVCTEWDGRDVRGDLAPPGRYLLRVVKPNSTFTLERTVFIEN